Proteins encoded by one window of Microcoleus sp. FACHB-68:
- the cmr4 gene encoding type III-B CRISPR module RAMP protein Cmr4 produces MTNYLTYTYLLTPLHTGASSQAGNLMGIAREAQTELPYLPSSSLRGKIRSVLESTHPDDAGAFFGERIKEGQLATEGEVWFADATLLLFPVASFSHQFVWITCPLWLIRWNRWLQNPEMTTLIKGWQTSLAGIDKKAISSIASKKIYLQGAVLQEEEIERIQPDAACWNCFEEIPDGGGILDLHQKLVILSNEDCASLVETGLQREVRIALKTDQKTAADGSFRSEEAMPSETILFFPWGLKPAKNQEKTEKCRQSLKATLNDRLQFGGLEGLGRGWTFNKTVEINVEKGEA; encoded by the coding sequence ATGACGAATTATCTAACTTACACCTATCTTCTCACCCCTCTGCACACAGGAGCCAGTTCTCAAGCCGGCAATCTCATGGGAATTGCGCGGGAAGCTCAAACAGAATTGCCTTATCTGCCTTCTTCTTCACTTCGAGGCAAAATTCGCTCGGTTCTAGAATCTACTCATCCAGATGATGCTGGGGCTTTCTTTGGGGAACGCATTAAAGAGGGTCAGTTGGCAACGGAAGGAGAAGTTTGGTTTGCTGATGCCACGTTGCTGTTATTTCCTGTAGCTTCTTTCAGTCATCAATTTGTTTGGATTACTTGCCCTTTGTGGTTAATTCGCTGGAATCGCTGGTTGCAGAATCCAGAAATGACAACGCTGATTAAAGGGTGGCAAACAAGCCTTGCCGGCATTGATAAAAAAGCGATCTCTTCTATTGCTAGCAAGAAAATTTATTTGCAAGGGGCAGTGCTTCAAGAGGAGGAGATTGAACGTATTCAACCAGATGCTGCTTGCTGGAACTGCTTTGAAGAGATTCCTGATGGCGGGGGAATTCTTGATCTTCATCAGAAATTAGTCATTTTGTCAAATGAGGACTGTGCTTCTTTGGTGGAAACCGGCTTGCAGCGAGAAGTGAGAATAGCCCTTAAGACAGACCAGAAAACTGCTGCTGATGGTTCATTTCGTTCTGAAGAAGCGATGCCTTCAGAAACTATTCTGTTTTTCCCTTGGGGACTGAAGCCGGCTAAAAATCAGGAGAAGACAGAAAAGTGCCGCCAATCTTTAAAAGCAACTCTGAATGATCGGCTGCAATTTGGCGGGTTAGAAGGATTGGGGCGGGGATGGACGTTCAATAAAACTGTGGAAATTAATGTTGAAAAAGGAGAAGCATAA
- a CDS encoding type III-B CRISPR module-associated Cmr3 family protein — MYWYTLTPLDVLLFRDAKPFTPGERAWAGSTFPPNPHTIAGALSELVNRAKATKFTLKGPFLCYQETLYFPRPFNWVGKNQLVPASWLADNHRCRQAIYDRNYPVPLLLDKSQHSTETEAESEAESRLYISQDVVLKLLVGQPTEEKDWLCNAGENPKPWSVETRPHNAIEPGTRQVKDADGYFVENAVRLHSGWSLAIAVDAKTHEAIQEIGKLVTLRLGGEGHRAIFQRCPVLDQQWNNLQKISQANFEKGSNEKARSLAYLVTPGIFERQHDSNKVMCRAWPWEWDLAYPGNPKARRGHLVSVATDKPVPVSCRIRDQEDNSSIPAPQVFAAPAGSVYYLNQPQILFAEDSKAKQGKALDKAKRLQQLGYSELLWISFQSQSINTQAS; from the coding sequence ATGTATTGGTACACGCTCACCCCATTGGATGTGTTATTGTTTCGAGATGCTAAGCCTTTTACACCTGGGGAAAGGGCATGGGCCGGCAGCACTTTCCCCCCCAATCCTCATACGATTGCTGGGGCGTTAAGCGAGCTTGTTAACCGGGCAAAGGCAACCAAATTCACCCTAAAAGGCCCGTTTCTTTGCTACCAGGAAACGCTCTACTTCCCGCGACCTTTTAATTGGGTTGGCAAAAATCAATTGGTTCCTGCGTCCTGGCTTGCAGACAACCATCGATGCCGGCAAGCTATTTATGACCGCAATTATCCAGTCCCGTTGTTACTCGATAAAAGTCAGCATTCAACGGAAACTGAAGCGGAATCTGAAGCGGAATCTCGTTTGTATATCAGTCAAGATGTGGTGCTTAAACTTTTAGTCGGCCAACCAACGGAGGAGAAAGATTGGCTATGCAATGCCGGCGAAAATCCTAAGCCTTGGTCGGTGGAAACTCGTCCCCACAATGCGATTGAGCCGGGAACTCGCCAAGTTAAGGATGCTGATGGCTATTTTGTTGAAAATGCAGTGCGATTGCATTCGGGTTGGAGTTTAGCAATTGCGGTTGATGCGAAGACTCACGAAGCGATTCAGGAAATCGGGAAATTAGTAACTCTGCGATTGGGTGGGGAAGGACATCGCGCAATTTTTCAGCGTTGTCCGGTGCTTGATCAGCAGTGGAATAATCTCCAGAAAATTTCCCAAGCTAACTTTGAAAAAGGTAGCAACGAGAAGGCGAGATCCCTAGCCTATCTCGTTACCCCTGGTATATTTGAACGCCAACATGACAGCAACAAAGTCATGTGCCGTGCTTGGCCTTGGGAGTGGGATTTAGCATATCCGGGGAATCCGAAGGCAAGGCGGGGGCATTTGGTGAGTGTGGCGACGGATAAGCCGGTGCCCGTGAGCTGTCGGATTCGGGATCAGGAAGACAATAGCAGCATTCCCGCACCGCAAGTTTTTGCGGCACCGGCAGGCAGTGTTTATTACTTGAATCAACCGCAAATTTTGTTTGCTGAAGATTCCAAGGCTAAGCAGGGGAAAGCTTTAGATAAGGCTAAGCGGTTGCAACAGTTGGGCTATTCAGAATTACTTTGGATTTCTTTTCAATCTCAGTCAATCAACACACAAGCATCATGA